The Microbulbifer hydrolyticus genome has a segment encoding these proteins:
- a CDS encoding DUF2065 domain-containing protein, producing MWDELVRALGLVLIIEGILPFLYPRRWRALVQQLASVDNRSLRMAGLVSMLAGTALLMLFG from the coding sequence GTGTGGGACGAGCTGGTCCGGGCCCTGGGCCTGGTACTGATCATCGAAGGCATACTGCCTTTTCTCTACCCCCGCCGCTGGCGTGCACTGGTGCAGCAGCTGGCATCTGTGGATAATCGCAGCCTGCGCATGGCTGGGCTGGTATCCATGCTCGCCGGCACAGCCCTGCTGATGCTCTTTGGCTGA
- a CDS encoding ATP phosphoribosyltransferase regulatory subunit gives MTQAERWMLPDGIAEILPADAKRVETLRRNLLDLYHRWGYELIIPPMVEFTDSLLIGMGRDVDLSTFRVTDQLSGRSLGIRADITPQAARIDSHSFPRSGANRLCYAGQVLYTRPRAPMGPRAPIQIGAELYGVESLQGDIEVISLMIETLRAAGIREIHLDLGHVAIFRSLAQAAELDEEQKGDLIALLQSKAVADIERWVDENISSAEAANWLRMLPRLAGGTECLNRAREVFANGPDALKRALEELQQVADAVARRYPQVALFFDLGEMRGYDYETGLVFAAYSPGYGQALANGGRYNGIGAVFGRDRAATGFSTDLAAINALGDNGDREAGAILAPASDCEQLWQTAESLRAEGEVVISLMADSGDDDSETLARCDRELVREGTAWVVKPLS, from the coding sequence ATGACCCAAGCCGAACGCTGGATGCTACCGGATGGCATCGCCGAGATTTTGCCCGCAGACGCCAAGCGGGTTGAAACCCTGCGCAGAAACCTGCTGGACCTCTATCATCGCTGGGGCTACGAGCTGATTATTCCGCCGATGGTGGAATTTACCGATTCCCTGCTGATTGGCATGGGGCGGGATGTGGACCTGAGTACCTTCCGGGTAACCGATCAGTTGTCCGGGCGCAGCCTTGGTATCCGCGCGGATATCACGCCGCAGGCCGCGCGTATCGACTCCCACAGTTTTCCCCGCAGCGGCGCAAACCGGCTGTGTTATGCCGGCCAGGTGCTGTACACGCGGCCGCGCGCGCCAATGGGCCCGCGTGCACCGATTCAGATTGGTGCCGAGCTGTACGGTGTGGAAAGCCTGCAGGGTGATATCGAAGTCATCAGCTTGATGATCGAGACCCTGCGCGCCGCCGGTATTCGGGAAATTCACCTGGACCTGGGGCACGTGGCCATCTTCCGCAGCCTGGCGCAGGCCGCCGAACTCGACGAAGAGCAGAAAGGTGACCTGATCGCGCTGCTGCAGAGTAAAGCTGTGGCCGATATCGAGCGCTGGGTGGATGAAAACATTTCCTCCGCGGAGGCCGCCAACTGGCTGCGCATGCTGCCGCGTCTGGCGGGGGGCACCGAGTGCCTGAACCGCGCGCGGGAGGTGTTCGCCAATGGCCCGGATGCACTGAAACGTGCCCTTGAAGAGCTGCAGCAGGTGGCCGACGCGGTCGCACGCCGCTACCCGCAAGTGGCACTGTTTTTTGACCTCGGTGAAATGCGTGGTTACGACTACGAGACCGGGCTGGTATTCGCCGCCTATTCACCGGGCTATGGGCAGGCGCTGGCAAACGGTGGCCGCTATAACGGTATTGGGGCCGTATTCGGCCGCGACCGCGCAGCCACCGGATTCAGTACCGATCTGGCGGCGATCAATGCACTTGGCGACAATGGTGACCGCGAAGCCGGCGCCATTCTGGCGCCCGCCAGCGACTGCGAGCAGCTGTGGCAGACTGCCGAGTCCCTTCGCGCAGAAGGTGAAGTGGTGATCAGCCTGATGGCTGATTCCGGGGACGACGACAGTGAAACCCTGGCCCGCTGCGACCGCGAGCTGGTGCGGGAGGGGACTGCCTGGGTGGTGAAGCCACTCTCGTAA
- a CDS encoding adenylosuccinate synthase: MGKNVVVLGTQWGDEGKGKIVDLLTEKVALVVRFQGGHNAGHTLVINGEKTVLHLIPSGVLRPDVTCLIGNGVVLSPEALEKEMGELEAAGVPVRKRLRLSPACPLILPVHVALDQAREKARGDKAIGTTGRGIGPAYEDKVARRGLRLGDLCNWDNFCAQLKELLEYHNFALTEYYKVDPVSYEETVKLAETWRKELVPMIADVADILHKARENGEHILFEGAQGSLLDIDHGTYPFVTSSNTTAGGTATGSGFGPLYLDYVLGITKAYTTRVGGGPFPTELGCDVGRHLGEKGHEFGATTGRQRRTGWFDAVAVRHAIRINSISGLCLTKLDVLDGLEEVKICVGYRNSAGEEMPIPFDAAGWEDVEPVYESMPGWSDTTFGVRREAELPKAARDYIARIEELVGAPIDIISTGPDRMQTIVRETSALCEMGIHNASV, from the coding sequence ATGGGCAAGAATGTAGTGGTGCTGGGCACCCAGTGGGGCGATGAAGGCAAAGGCAAAATTGTCGATTTGCTGACCGAGAAAGTCGCGCTGGTGGTCCGCTTTCAGGGCGGTCACAATGCCGGCCACACTCTGGTGATCAACGGTGAGAAAACGGTGCTGCACCTGATCCCCTCCGGTGTGCTGCGCCCCGATGTCACCTGCCTGATCGGCAACGGCGTGGTGCTGTCCCCGGAAGCCCTGGAAAAAGAGATGGGTGAGCTGGAAGCCGCCGGCGTACCGGTGCGCAAGCGCCTGCGTCTATCCCCGGCCTGTCCGTTGATCCTGCCGGTACACGTGGCTCTGGACCAGGCCCGTGAAAAAGCCCGCGGTGACAAGGCGATTGGCACTACCGGCCGCGGTATCGGCCCCGCCTACGAAGACAAGGTCGCGCGTCGCGGCCTGCGTCTGGGCGACCTGTGCAACTGGGACAATTTTTGTGCCCAGCTGAAAGAGCTGCTCGAATATCACAACTTCGCCCTGACCGAGTACTACAAGGTAGACCCGGTCAGCTACGAGGAAACCGTCAAACTGGCGGAAACCTGGCGCAAAGAGCTGGTGCCGATGATTGCCGACGTGGCAGACATACTGCACAAGGCGCGTGAAAATGGCGAACACATCCTGTTCGAGGGCGCCCAGGGCTCCCTGCTGGATATCGACCACGGTACCTATCCGTTCGTGACTTCCTCCAATACCACTGCTGGTGGTACCGCCACCGGTTCCGGTTTTGGCCCGCTGTACCTGGACTACGTACTGGGTATTACCAAGGCCTACACCACGCGCGTGGGCGGTGGTCCTTTCCCCACAGAGCTGGGTTGCGACGTGGGTCGTCACCTGGGTGAGAAGGGCCACGAGTTTGGCGCGACCACCGGTCGCCAGCGTCGCACCGGCTGGTTCGACGCCGTCGCTGTGCGCCACGCCATCCGTATCAACAGTATTTCAGGCCTGTGCCTGACCAAGCTGGATGTACTGGATGGCCTCGAGGAAGTGAAGATCTGTGTCGGTTACCGCAACAGTGCCGGCGAAGAGATGCCAATTCCGTTCGATGCCGCCGGTTGGGAAGACGTGGAGCCGGTTTACGAAAGTATGCCCGGCTGGAGTGACACAACCTTCGGCGTCCGCCGCGAAGCGGAGCTGCCCAAGGCCGCGCGCGACTATATCGCGCGTATCGAAGAGCTGGTGGGCGCGCCCATCGACATCATCTCCACCGGGCCGGATCGCATGCAGACCATCGTGCGCGAAACCTCCGCCCTGTGCGAAATGGGCATCCACAACGCCAGCGTCTGA
- the trhA gene encoding PAQR family membrane homeostasis protein TrhA: MSSSVSANSSHRYSVAEEVANSITHGIGAVLAIAGLGVLCGFAALRGDVWHIVSSSIYAATLILCFSASTLYHSVTHAGAKQVLRTLDHSSIFLLIAGTYTPFTLVTLRGPWGWSLFGVIWGLALIGLIIQFTPLKKYRGLSITLSALMGWVVIAAIKPLMNNLAPGGLWLLVLGGLCYTGGIAFYLWKSLRFSHAIWHLFVLAGGVLHFFAILFYVIPPAA, translated from the coding sequence ATGTCCAGCAGCGTTTCAGCCAATAGCAGCCACCGCTACAGTGTTGCTGAAGAGGTCGCGAACAGTATTACGCACGGTATCGGTGCCGTCCTGGCCATCGCGGGCCTGGGGGTCCTGTGTGGTTTTGCTGCCCTGCGTGGTGACGTATGGCATATCGTCAGCAGCAGCATTTATGCGGCGACCCTGATTCTTTGCTTTTCCGCGTCAACGCTGTACCACAGTGTTACCCACGCGGGCGCCAAACAGGTGCTGCGAACCCTGGATCACTCCTCAATCTTCCTGTTGATTGCCGGAACCTACACCCCGTTTACCCTGGTGACGCTGCGCGGTCCATGGGGCTGGTCGCTGTTCGGCGTTATCTGGGGGCTGGCGCTGATAGGCCTGATCATCCAGTTCACACCGCTCAAAAAATACCGCGGCCTGTCGATTACCCTCAGTGCGTTGATGGGCTGGGTGGTAATTGCCGCAATCAAGCCGCTAATGAACAACCTTGCGCCCGGTGGTCTGTGGCTGCTGGTGCTCGGCGGGCTCTGCTACACCGGCGGTATCGCATTTTACCTGTGGAAGAGTTTGCGCTTTTCTCACGCCATCTGGCACCTGTTCGTGCTCGCCGGCGGCGTGCTGCACTTCTTCGCAATACTCTTCTATGTGATTCCGCCGGCGGCCTGA
- a CDS encoding lytic murein transglycosylase, giving the protein MGQVPSMPPVRRTGFISILLAFLCALPLVAGAAADPGFEKWKKEFRKTAMKEGITAETFDRAFKGIDSPDQWVLDKASYQPEFKAPAWQYFDNRITKYAVKRGRAKKQELKPWLDKIQKQSGVNPNILLAIWSMESSFGAILDNQTVMRSVIRSLATLAYADPKRKKFGRSQLLAALKILQSGDIDESHLTGSWAGAMGHTQFIPTSYQAYAVDMDGDGKRDIWNSVPDALATAANLLKKNGWRSGETWGYEVTIPERKLPAGKLKISEWEKLGVKRVNGKQFPRPNDIAELKVPAGRKGPAFLMLKNFFVIKRYNNSDRYAAAVGILADQIGGASPLTKDWKRPFTKLDQDEVIELQTKLKEKGFYDGEIDGKAGGGTRKAILKFEEEAGVELQGFPSKEVLELLRKQ; this is encoded by the coding sequence ATGGGCCAGGTTCCCTCGATGCCGCCGGTGCGCCGTACCGGTTTTATTTCCATTCTGCTTGCGTTTTTATGTGCACTACCGCTCGTCGCGGGCGCTGCCGCAGATCCCGGCTTTGAAAAGTGGAAAAAAGAATTCCGCAAGACCGCCATGAAGGAGGGGATTACTGCGGAGACGTTCGACCGTGCTTTCAAGGGCATCGATTCCCCCGACCAGTGGGTGCTGGACAAGGCGAGTTACCAGCCGGAGTTCAAGGCGCCAGCGTGGCAGTATTTCGACAATCGCATCACCAAGTATGCGGTCAAGCGCGGGCGTGCGAAGAAGCAGGAGCTGAAGCCGTGGCTGGATAAAATCCAGAAGCAGTCTGGAGTGAACCCGAACATCTTGCTCGCCATCTGGTCGATGGAGTCGAGCTTCGGTGCAATTCTGGATAACCAGACGGTGATGCGCAGCGTCATTCGCTCTCTGGCAACACTGGCCTATGCGGACCCCAAGCGTAAAAAGTTCGGTCGCAGCCAATTGCTGGCGGCGCTGAAAATTCTGCAAAGTGGCGATATTGATGAAAGCCATCTTACAGGCTCCTGGGCAGGCGCGATGGGACATACCCAGTTTATCCCGACCAGCTACCAGGCTTACGCCGTGGACATGGATGGTGACGGCAAGCGGGACATCTGGAACTCTGTACCCGATGCACTGGCGACTGCGGCCAATCTGCTGAAGAAAAACGGATGGCGCTCCGGGGAGACCTGGGGTTATGAGGTGACCATTCCCGAGCGTAAATTGCCGGCGGGCAAGCTGAAGATTTCGGAGTGGGAGAAGCTCGGGGTCAAGCGTGTAAACGGCAAGCAGTTCCCGCGCCCGAACGATATAGCCGAGTTGAAGGTTCCTGCGGGCCGCAAGGGACCGGCGTTTCTGATGCTGAAAAATTTCTTTGTGATCAAGCGCTACAACAATTCGGACCGCTATGCGGCGGCGGTGGGGATTCTCGCCGACCAGATAGGTGGTGCGTCACCGTTGACCAAAGACTGGAAGCGGCCGTTTACCAAGCTGGATCAGGATGAGGTGATCGAGCTGCAGACCAAGCTCAAGGAAAAAGGGTTCTACGACGGCGAAATCGACGGCAAGGCCGGTGGCGGTACGCGCAAGGCGATTCTCAAGTTTGAAGAGGAAGCTGGCGTCGAGCTGCAGGGATTCCCGAGTAAAGAGGTCCTTGAGCTGCTGCGTAAGCAGTAG
- a CDS encoding succinylglutamate desuccinylase/aspartoacylase family protein yields the protein MQDSFEIAGISVPRGETRKIELPIVRLYTDTEMAIPVYVHRGKKPGPTMFVCAAIHGDELNGVEIISRLINSKSLKSLRGTLIAVPVVNVYGVLQQSRYLPDRRDLNRSFPGSARGSLAARMAHVFLEQVVSKCDYGIDLHTGAMHRSNLPQIRANLDDHETREMASAFGVPVLLNATLRDGSLRQAAADLGVRILLYEAGEALRFDEFCIRAGVKGVVNVLRHLQMLPARKSKHGGIEPFVARKSGWLRAGDSGIVNHKRQLGDHVKKGEVLATIADLYGNELDKVLADADGIIIGKQNIPLAQEGEAMYHVAYFQEPNEVLENLELLQDSLLPEENF from the coding sequence ATGCAGGATTCCTTCGAGATCGCCGGTATCAGCGTGCCCCGTGGCGAAACGCGCAAGATAGAACTACCCATCGTGCGCCTCTATACCGATACGGAAATGGCGATACCGGTATACGTGCACCGCGGCAAAAAGCCCGGCCCCACCATGTTCGTATGCGCCGCGATTCACGGCGATGAGCTGAACGGAGTGGAAATCATCAGCCGACTGATCAACAGCAAGTCGTTAAAATCACTGCGCGGCACACTTATCGCGGTGCCGGTAGTGAACGTTTACGGCGTGTTGCAACAGTCCCGTTACCTCCCGGACCGCCGCGACCTCAACCGCTCCTTCCCCGGATCCGCGCGGGGCTCCCTGGCAGCGCGTATGGCCCACGTATTCCTTGAACAGGTCGTCTCCAAGTGCGACTACGGAATCGACTTGCACACGGGCGCCATGCACCGCAGCAACCTGCCGCAGATACGCGCCAATCTCGACGACCACGAAACTCGGGAGATGGCCAGTGCCTTCGGCGTACCGGTTCTTCTGAACGCCACCTTGCGCGACGGCTCCCTGCGCCAGGCGGCCGCCGACCTCGGCGTGCGAATACTCCTGTACGAGGCCGGTGAGGCGCTGCGTTTCGATGAGTTCTGTATCCGCGCCGGCGTGAAAGGCGTAGTGAATGTGCTGAGGCACTTGCAGATGCTGCCGGCACGCAAGAGCAAGCATGGTGGGATCGAGCCTTTTGTGGCCAGGAAGAGCGGTTGGCTACGCGCTGGCGATAGTGGCATCGTCAATCACAAGCGGCAGCTCGGCGATCACGTCAAAAAAGGAGAGGTGCTGGCGACCATTGCCGACCTGTATGGCAACGAGCTGGACAAGGTACTGGCCGACGCCGACGGGATCATCATCGGCAAGCAGAATATCCCGCTGGCGCAGGAGGGAGAGGCGATGTACCACGTAGCCTATTTCCAGGAACCCAATGAAGTACTGGAAAACCTGGAGCTGTTGCAGGACTCCTTACTGCCTGAAGAAAACTTCTAG
- a CDS encoding multidrug effflux MFS transporter, giving the protein MKPELIKMALMLGLLSCVGPFAIDMYLPAMPAMAEDYGVPTAMSQYTLVSFFVAFGVCQLFYGPAADMFGRKPPLYFGLVVFLLASVGCALAPTIEWLIALRFVQGMGAASVMSIPRAIIRDRYTGTEATRLMTTVMLVISISPMLAPLVGSLLMAPFGWPSVFYAVALATVASLLLIRFALPETLPVQQRVPVKITTMFDAFRVLFRDAYFMGMTLIGGMGMASFFSFLSIAAFLYTEYYGLSPTQFSLAFALNALGFFVASQFAANLCERFGGVAVVKWAVTGFTVSAAANLALNLAGVDDFAILVGLLLLGNSFLGLVVPTTMVLSLDDHGPIAGTAAALGGTLQMMLGAAAIGIVSAVFDGTPLILVAAIASCGVVASLLFAVTLRQSAQPVVS; this is encoded by the coding sequence ATGAAGCCCGAATTGATCAAAATGGCGCTGATGCTCGGCCTGCTGAGCTGCGTCGGCCCCTTTGCCATCGATATGTACCTGCCGGCCATGCCGGCGATGGCCGAGGACTACGGCGTGCCGACTGCCATGTCCCAATACACCCTGGTATCTTTCTTTGTTGCATTTGGTGTATGCCAGCTATTCTATGGGCCGGCCGCGGATATGTTCGGACGCAAGCCACCGCTCTACTTCGGCTTGGTGGTTTTTCTGCTGGCATCGGTGGGCTGTGCGCTGGCGCCGACCATCGAGTGGCTGATTGCGCTGCGCTTTGTCCAGGGGATGGGGGCGGCCTCGGTGATGTCTATTCCACGCGCCATCATCCGCGATCGCTATACCGGCACCGAGGCTACCCGGTTGATGACAACGGTAATGCTGGTCATCTCCATTTCACCAATGCTGGCGCCGCTGGTGGGTAGCCTGTTAATGGCCCCCTTTGGCTGGCCCTCAGTCTTCTATGCGGTGGCACTGGCAACGGTGGCAAGCCTGCTGCTGATTCGCTTTGCCCTTCCGGAAACTTTACCCGTACAGCAGCGGGTACCGGTGAAAATTACCACGATGTTTGATGCGTTCCGGGTACTGTTCCGGGATGCCTATTTCATGGGTATGACGCTGATTGGCGGCATGGGTATGGCGAGCTTTTTCTCGTTTCTTTCGATTGCCGCCTTTCTCTATACCGAGTACTACGGTTTGTCACCAACACAGTTCAGCCTGGCATTTGCGCTGAACGCCCTGGGATTCTTTGTCGCCAGCCAGTTCGCTGCAAATCTGTGCGAGCGTTTTGGCGGTGTGGCCGTGGTGAAGTGGGCGGTAACGGGTTTTACCGTGAGCGCTGCGGCAAATCTCGCGCTCAATCTGGCAGGGGTTGACGACTTTGCGATTCTGGTCGGATTGCTGCTGCTGGGAAATTCATTTCTGGGCTTGGTGGTTCCAACCACGATGGTGTTGTCACTTGACGATCACGGGCCGATTGCGGGTACCGCAGCGGCACTCGGTGGCACCCTGCAAATGATGCTCGGCGCGGCAGCGATCGGCATAGTAAGTGCGGTGTTTGATGGTACTCCGTTGATCCTGGTGGCGGCCATCGCCAGTTGTGGTGTGGTGGCCTCGTTACTGTTTGCTGTGACACTGCGACAGTCCGCACAGCCCGTCGTTAGTTGA
- a CDS encoding DUF2750 domain-containing protein yields MEDSPQLAYARHDIFVREVSKRGSMWALHVIDGEGWGNYGVEGGGTVFPLWSSESLATACASRSFPGYEAKEVNLKEFIELFIPSLVSQDIWIGLNLSEELAGLDIPAHRFEEVISMGAAS; encoded by the coding sequence ATGGAAGACTCTCCGCAATTGGCCTACGCAAGGCACGATATATTTGTCAGAGAAGTGAGTAAAAGAGGTTCGATGTGGGCTCTTCATGTTATCGATGGGGAGGGTTGGGGAAATTACGGAGTAGAGGGTGGCGGTACAGTATTCCCTTTGTGGAGTTCAGAATCGCTTGCTACAGCGTGTGCTTCAAGATCTTTTCCTGGCTATGAGGCCAAAGAGGTCAATTTAAAGGAATTTATTGAGCTCTTTATTCCTTCATTAGTTTCCCAAGACATATGGATAGGATTGAATTTGTCGGAAGAGCTAGCTGGGTTAGACATACCAGCACATAGATTTGAAGAGGTTATTTCCATGGGAGCGGCCTCCTAG
- a CDS encoding alpha/beta hydrolase, with product MIRKLVFIFILSLMAVNTVADQQRYVNEVFEEVIRTSDIQYGQNDNDLSHQKENLTFRLFEPKGDTNEARVLLILTPGGGFVNHDDHWMDDFGIAFAKAGYVVAINRFRLSKSIDTDSNYYNAIYKAQSDQKALIRFFIKDNEGKNKYRIDVNNIFIGGHSAGATTSMFVAYADPKDKITEAIEKHAINYAGLDGNSGNPGFSYTIRGVVNLSGIVSDPDMFKHSNVPLLSIHGEKDNILRVDENGLYHAAISIQQRFNALGMKNKLYIIDEAGHNDSASTQLCPECVPIIRRFMAVNIVK from the coding sequence ATGATCAGAAAACTCGTATTCATATTTATATTATCCTTGATGGCTGTTAATACAGTTGCCGATCAACAAAGGTATGTTAACGAGGTGTTCGAAGAAGTTATTCGCACTTCGGATATTCAATACGGGCAAAATGATAATGACTTGAGTCATCAGAAAGAAAATCTCACATTTCGCTTATTCGAACCCAAGGGCGATACCAACGAAGCTCGCGTATTGTTGATCCTTACGCCTGGCGGGGGGTTTGTTAATCACGATGACCACTGGATGGATGATTTTGGCATAGCATTCGCGAAAGCAGGTTATGTGGTTGCCATCAATCGATTTAGATTGTCAAAGTCTATCGATACCGATAGTAATTATTATAATGCAATTTATAAGGCACAATCAGATCAAAAAGCGTTAATCCGTTTTTTCATAAAAGATAATGAAGGCAAAAACAAGTACCGTATTGATGTAAATAATATATTTATTGGCGGGCATTCGGCTGGGGCAACAACGTCCATGTTCGTCGCATATGCGGATCCAAAAGACAAAATAACCGAAGCCATAGAAAAGCACGCGATAAACTATGCTGGATTAGATGGTAATAGTGGAAACCCCGGATTCTCTTATACAATTCGCGGCGTTGTGAACCTCTCGGGAATCGTCTCCGACCCAGATATGTTTAAACATTCTAATGTACCACTGTTAAGTATTCATGGAGAAAAGGATAACATCCTTCGGGTTGACGAGAACGGTCTTTATCATGCAGCAATTAGCATTCAACAACGTTTTAATGCGTTAGGCATGAAAAATAAACTCTATATTATCGACGAAGCTGGGCATAATGATTCGGCAAGCACACAACTATGCCCTGAATGTGTCCCGATTATTCGACGGTTTATGGCGGTTAACATCGTTAAGTAA
- a CDS encoding lytic polysaccharide monooxygenase — translation MNHTIRKPRQAPLAASALLALCALPSVESSAHGTMEIPESRIYNCFLNNPENPSDPACAAAKAVGGTQPFYDWNEINQANAAGDHRALIPDGQLCSGGRSKYAGMDLARSDWQATPITPKADGTFDFTFWATAPHSTNEWVFYITRSGYTGTEPLQWDDLFEFCRLGNVPVGADKRYTLNCPLPQLTGKHVIYTTWQRSDSPEAFYTCTDVVLGNGSPSMWADEGALQAYSSLETGSQVTLRLFNGSGNDMETITHRVEQDSTAEEWAYAFANTVNTQSQYARIGTLDPSSDTVTPVLSASENRVYTRADLDLSHEVDIQPADTNRGPTADIVASPGSVTGAGAVNLSAANAIDPDGDPLSYRWQVISGAGATLSSTTAVDVVLDLSAPQIAQTVVVELVVSDGQATDTGRVSILHTPASGGDDYDHIYPEGIGSYVPGETVVLASDGNRYQCRPFPEGQWCNVNSAFHYAPATGTNWSDAWTRL, via the coding sequence ATGAATCACACCATCCGCAAGCCGCGTCAAGCGCCACTGGCGGCATCCGCCCTGCTCGCGCTCTGTGCGCTGCCCAGCGTCGAATCCAGTGCGCACGGAACCATGGAAATACCGGAGAGCCGCATTTATAACTGCTTTCTGAACAACCCTGAAAACCCGTCCGACCCCGCCTGTGCCGCGGCCAAAGCGGTCGGCGGTACGCAGCCTTTCTACGACTGGAACGAGATCAACCAGGCAAATGCGGCAGGCGATCATCGCGCGCTGATTCCGGATGGGCAGTTGTGCTCTGGCGGTCGCAGCAAGTATGCCGGTATGGATCTGGCCCGCAGCGACTGGCAAGCAACCCCCATCACGCCCAAAGCCGATGGCACTTTTGACTTCACCTTCTGGGCTACCGCGCCACATTCCACCAATGAATGGGTGTTTTATATCACCCGCTCCGGCTACACGGGTACAGAGCCTCTGCAGTGGGATGACCTGTTTGAATTCTGCCGGCTCGGCAACGTACCCGTGGGCGCAGACAAACGTTACACGCTGAACTGCCCCCTCCCACAACTGACCGGCAAGCATGTCATTTACACCACCTGGCAGCGGTCGGACAGTCCCGAAGCCTTTTACACCTGTACCGACGTAGTGCTCGGTAACGGCAGCCCCAGCATGTGGGCCGATGAGGGTGCGCTGCAGGCGTATTCAAGCCTCGAGACCGGCAGCCAGGTCACCCTGCGCCTGTTCAACGGTAGCGGCAACGATATGGAAACCATCACCCACCGGGTCGAGCAGGATTCGACTGCCGAAGAGTGGGCTTACGCATTTGCCAATACCGTAAACACCCAGTCCCAGTATGCACGTATCGGTACCCTTGATCCCTCCAGCGACACCGTTACGCCGGTTCTGAGTGCGTCCGAAAACCGCGTGTATACCCGGGCGGATCTGGACCTCAGTCATGAGGTGGATATCCAGCCCGCTGACACCAATCGGGGACCTACGGCGGACATCGTTGCGTCCCCGGGCAGCGTGACGGGAGCTGGCGCGGTCAATCTCTCCGCGGCCAACGCCATCGATCCCGACGGCGATCCGCTAAGCTATCGCTGGCAAGTCATCAGTGGTGCCGGTGCCACCCTCAGCAGCACTACCGCAGTGGATGTAGTGCTGGATCTGAGCGCGCCCCAGATTGCACAGACCGTTGTGGTTGAGCTGGTAGTCTCCGATGGTCAGGCAACCGACACCGGCCGCGTGAGCATCCTGCACACACCGGCATCCGGCGGCGACGATTACGACCACATCTACCCCGAAGGTATCGGTAGCTATGTACCCGGAGAAACTGTCGTACTGGCCAGCGATGGGAACCGCTACCAGTGCCGCCCTTTCCCGGAAGGACAGTGGTGCAACGTCAACAGCGCCTTCCACTACGCACCCGCTACCGGTACCAACTGGAGCGACGCCTGGACCAGGCTCTGA